One Carassius gibelio isolate Cgi1373 ecotype wild population from Czech Republic chromosome B18, carGib1.2-hapl.c, whole genome shotgun sequence DNA segment encodes these proteins:
- the LOC127977657 gene encoding sterile alpha motif domain-containing protein 3-like isoform X1, producing MTDFTGWTSVQVCQWLKDIDLGEFCETFEEHEIDGATLAVISERMSERLFPVIRKQSLFLTQLEKLKSTPMSRENPPRNIDNSSQAQSGPDTSLVFPTVLRMAIDRRDSDLKSASKTKLRSLLIQSLFDHLSKKTMYPTHLQYIELLSNVIMDYPYLRESIGPGYDALLESLRNKFKKERQPLVANNEIQRLKERWARRKRPLQTAEAYPSTMVDAGEDERSIREHLRVIKEETEKLRPNLELLKERMALIKIYRRHFVSNHSTEEIISKFPCFRLAKMLLWDLRDRTNVDVDQQILSQLSVMAPKILQVSRSPLMEKFRCVVDDCEDGRLKKGLQLEAAILLLPALFKEDPGLLFEVEGHAQTCPPDTPTPKMVLKGCREGNPMQYDHIVVMLDGQSITEESEDISMALGLILCTYFLFGIQYPKGLKKTLTFLECIVLKMKDAAGLPVTIKRVYSSICA from the exons ATGACAGACTTCACAGGTTGGACTTCTGTCCAAGTTTGCCAGTGGTTGAAAGATATTGACTTGGGGGAATTCTGTGAAACTTTTGAGG AACATGAGATAGATGGAGCCACTCTTGCTGTTATCTCAGAGAGGATGTCTGAGAGGCTCTTTCCGGTCATTCGCAAACAGAGTCTGTTTCTGACCCAGTTGGAGAAACTTAAAAGCACACCAATGAGCAG AGAGAACCCTCCAAGAAACATTGATAACTCCAGCCAAGCACAGTCCGGTCCAGATACCTCTTTAGTTTTTCCAACAGTGCTGAGGATGGCCATAGACAGAAGAGATTCTGATCTGAAGAGTGCAAGTAAAACAAAACTACGGAGTCTACTGATCCAGTCTCTTTTTGACCACCTCAGTAAGAAAACAAT GTACCCAACTCATCTTCAATACATTGAGCTTCTGTCAAATGTGATAATGGATTACCCATATCTAAGGGAAAGTATTGGGCCTGGATAT GATGCCCTGCTTGAATCACTCAGAAATAAGTTTAAGAAGGAAAGGCAGCCTCTTGTTGCCAACAATGAAATACAGCGACTGAAAGAGAGATGGGCAAGAAGGAAGCGACCTCTTCAGACAGCGGAAGCTTATCCAAGTACCATG GTTGATGCAGGAGAAGATGAAAGAAGCATCAGGGAACATCTCCGAGTAATAAAGGAGGAAACCGAGAAGCTTAGACCAAACTTGGAGCTTCTTAAAGAAAGGATGGCGCTGATAAAAATCTACCGGAGACACTTTGTGTCTAACCACAGCACGGAGGAGATTATCTCTAAATTTCCATGTTTCAGACTGGCCAAAATG CTCCTTTGGGATCTGAGAGACCGTACCAACGTTGATGTGGACCAACAGATTCTCTCTCAGCTCTCGGTAATGGCACCTAAAATCCTTCAAGTTTCACGGAGTCCCCTGATGGAGAAGTTCAGGTGTGTGGTTGATGACTGTGAAGATGGCAGACTGAAAAAAG gACTACAGTTGGAAGCAGCTATTCTGCTCTTGCCTGCACTGTTTAAGGAGGACCCGGGGTTGCTGTTTGAAGTTGAG GGCCATGCTCAGACCTGCCCTCCTGACACACCAACACCTAAAATGGTGCTCAAAGGCTGCAGGGAGGGTAATCCCATGCAATACGACCACATTGTCGTCATGTTGGATGGCCAGTCCATTACTGAGGAGAGTGAGGACATCTCAATGGCACTGGGCCTCATCCTTTGCACATATTTTCTGTTTGGGATCCAATATCCTAAAGGACTGAAAAAGACACTGACCTTCCTGGAGTGCATTGTCTTAAAAATGAAGGATGCAGCCGGACTTCCCGTCACAATTAAAAGAGTGTACAGCTCAATCTGTGCATag
- the LOC127977657 gene encoding uncharacterized protein LOC127977657 isoform X2, whose translation MSERLFPVIRKQSLFLTQLEKLKSTPMSRENPPRNIDNSSQAQSGPDTSLVFPTVLRMAIDRRDSDLKSASKTKLRSLLIQSLFDHLSKKTMYPTHLQYIELLSNVIMDYPYLRESIGPGYDALLESLRNKFKKERQPLVANNEIQRLKERWARRKRPLQTAEAYPSTMVDAGEDERSIREHLRVIKEETEKLRPNLELLKERMALIKIYRRHFVSNHSTEEIISKFPCFRLAKMLLWDLRDRTNVDVDQQILSQLSVMAPKILQVSRSPLMEKFRCVVDDCEDGRLKKGLQLEAAILLLPALFKEDPGLLFEVEGHAQTCPPDTPTPKMVLKGCREGNPMQYDHIVVMLDGQSITEESEDISMALGLILCTYFLFGIQYPKGLKKTLTFLECIVLKMKDAAGLPVTIKRVYSSICA comes from the exons ATGTCTGAGAGGCTCTTTCCGGTCATTCGCAAACAGAGTCTGTTTCTGACCCAGTTGGAGAAACTTAAAAGCACACCAATGAGCAG AGAGAACCCTCCAAGAAACATTGATAACTCCAGCCAAGCACAGTCCGGTCCAGATACCTCTTTAGTTTTTCCAACAGTGCTGAGGATGGCCATAGACAGAAGAGATTCTGATCTGAAGAGTGCAAGTAAAACAAAACTACGGAGTCTACTGATCCAGTCTCTTTTTGACCACCTCAGTAAGAAAACAAT GTACCCAACTCATCTTCAATACATTGAGCTTCTGTCAAATGTGATAATGGATTACCCATATCTAAGGGAAAGTATTGGGCCTGGATAT GATGCCCTGCTTGAATCACTCAGAAATAAGTTTAAGAAGGAAAGGCAGCCTCTTGTTGCCAACAATGAAATACAGCGACTGAAAGAGAGATGGGCAAGAAGGAAGCGACCTCTTCAGACAGCGGAAGCTTATCCAAGTACCATG GTTGATGCAGGAGAAGATGAAAGAAGCATCAGGGAACATCTCCGAGTAATAAAGGAGGAAACCGAGAAGCTTAGACCAAACTTGGAGCTTCTTAAAGAAAGGATGGCGCTGATAAAAATCTACCGGAGACACTTTGTGTCTAACCACAGCACGGAGGAGATTATCTCTAAATTTCCATGTTTCAGACTGGCCAAAATG CTCCTTTGGGATCTGAGAGACCGTACCAACGTTGATGTGGACCAACAGATTCTCTCTCAGCTCTCGGTAATGGCACCTAAAATCCTTCAAGTTTCACGGAGTCCCCTGATGGAGAAGTTCAGGTGTGTGGTTGATGACTGTGAAGATGGCAGACTGAAAAAAG gACTACAGTTGGAAGCAGCTATTCTGCTCTTGCCTGCACTGTTTAAGGAGGACCCGGGGTTGCTGTTTGAAGTTGAG GGCCATGCTCAGACCTGCCCTCCTGACACACCAACACCTAAAATGGTGCTCAAAGGCTGCAGGGAGGGTAATCCCATGCAATACGACCACATTGTCGTCATGTTGGATGGCCAGTCCATTACTGAGGAGAGTGAGGACATCTCAATGGCACTGGGCCTCATCCTTTGCACATATTTTCTGTTTGGGATCCAATATCCTAAAGGACTGAAAAAGACACTGACCTTCCTGGAGTGCATTGTCTTAAAAATGAAGGATGCAGCCGGACTTCCCGTCACAATTAAAAGAGTGTACAGCTCAATCTGTGCATag